aaaaagaggaATGTTATGATAAAAATGCCAGAGatcgttccttcaaagtaggggaccaggtcatggtcttaaaggcgctccaggcccataaaatggaagcatcatgggaagggccattcacggtccaggagcgcctggcagctgttaattatctcgtagcattccccacctccaaccgaaagcctaaggtggaccatattaattctctaaagcccttttattagagagaattaaaggtttgtcagtttacagcccagggaggagacgacgctgagtggcctcaaggtgtctactatgaagggaaaagtgctggtggtatggaagaggtgaacctctccatgacccttgggcgtatgcagtaacagcagatcaaggagctgtgcactagctacatgcTGACTTTCTCAGCCAcaccaggactgactgaatgagCATACctctccattgacacaggtaatgctcaccaaattaaagtccaaccttatcgggtgtctcctcaagctgaaactgttatagaatgggagatctaggatatgttacagatgggtgtaatccgccactctggaagtgcatgggcatctccagtggttctagttcccaaaccagatggggagatacgtttttgcatggactaccataagctaaatgctgcaACTCACCCAGACGAGTATCCAATCCATGCACAGGTGAACTATTAGAgtaactgggacgggcccagttcatctctaccttggacttaaccaaggggtactggcaggtaccgctagatgaatctgccaaggaaagttcagccttcaccacacatctcgggctgtatgaatttaatttcctccctttcgggctgtggaatgcacccgccaccttccaaagacttgtagatggtcttgtagcgggattaggagaatatgcagttacCTATCTTGACGAGGTGGCCAtcttttcggattcctgggcagaacacctggaacatctacaaaaagtcgttgagtgcataagggaggcaggactaaatgttaaggctaagaagtgtcaaataggcctaaacagagtgacttatcttggacaccaggtgggtcaaggaactatcagccccctacaggccaaagtggatgctatccaaaagtggcctgtcccaaagtcaaagaaacaggttcaatccttcttaggcttggccggttattacaccTGATTaataccgcaatacagccaaatctcCGCCGCACTGACAgatctaaccaaaaagaaacagccaaatgccgttcagtggacagaagagtgtcagaaggcctttaaccagcttaaaggcacactcatgtctgaccctgtgctaagggccccaacTTTGACAAacccgttcctagtaaccacagatgcgtccgagcgtggtgtgggagcagttttaatgcagaaaggacctgatcaggAATTCCAttctgtcgtgtttctcagcgaAAATCTCTCTGAGAGGgcaagcaactggtcagtcactgaaaaagaatgttacgccattgtctacaccCTGGAAAAGccacgcccatatgtttggggatggcgtttccacctgcaaaccgaccatgctgcgcttcAGTGGCTTCATAACACcatgggaaataaaaaaaaaaaaaaaaaaaactaattcagtggagtttagctctccaagattttgatttctatatccaacacatctcagaagcttctaacaaagtggctgatgcactgtcCCTTggaagtttcccagaatcaactgctTAAAGTCATCCtcgagatgtggaaaatattgttagtctttatgtacttggtagtatatttagaggtgcatgtgtcttattaactctgttttttcctagagctgcaggatgaaatcccagccagcgtctcaccctagctgagatttggagaggggtgtcataaatataaagggaagggtaaacccctttaaaatccctcctggcgagaggaaaaatcctctcacctgtaaagggttaagaagctaaaggtaacctcgctggcacctgaccaaaatgaccaatgaggagacaagatactttcaaaagctgggaggagggagaaaaacaaagggtctgggtctgtctgggtgaggcttttgccggggacagaacaggaatggagtcttagagcttagtaagtaatctagctaggtatgtgttagattatggtttctttaaatggctgagaaaatagctgtgctgaatagaatgaatatttctgtctgtgtgtcttttttgtatgtaagcagtgtcaggatgagctccaccctgacatctggtggtgaggtgtggcaagttgtggaaaagaacttcaggggccgatgtcatttgcataggcacacccaccacgcctagaatgagaccatagctgctcaaatggtcactttggctgctgtgggatccccagcgtctctgttattggggcaggaagaataaattgttattaccctgattatgggaactgtgcttggaactgtacgtggcctttcgttgtgatggagggattcaccatcaactaagtagcactcgctaggcaagggtcatgggttccaaaactgtgtgaatagagagaggctggggacaagtattaatacttggtggcatgggccccttggtgagggccttacatgctaattgcacttcctcctctctccactgtggaatatcagagctaattttgatttcattagaagtctagttataggctgctgagctcactttgggctgacagtgcaccagcactggggctcccctactacaagctgaattcacctaagagctgaaatcactgagtgttgtgttaagtagtgggggagcctgaagatatattgtggagcagtttgcggcacggctggtgaagcagttcaacgcggagcagtgtgtggatggcaggagctgcttgtgggtcgtggagctgagcgaaggagttcgtggggcagctggtggagcggagcgcagcggagcgaaggagttcgtggggcggctggcggagcggagcgcagcggagcgaaggagttcgtggggcggctggcggagcggagcgcagcggagcgaaggagtttgtggggcggctggcggagcggagcgccgctatggagctatggggcggtcagcttcagatcatgtaaggtgcctcttatccccgtcccatttccacccaggttgggaggtaaagctccgcagataaactttcgaactctggggctgccctgaccagggacagagaattttggggcattggacttttgggactttgggtgatttggggttgctggactcaagaaccaaagggaaaagggcatgccccaatttgcctggggtgggttttttttttgctcatgggttgtgttatgaatcctgttggtggtgtttccccaacataatgccacattgtttctctctgttattaaaaggcttttgctacactcaggctatgtgcttgcgagaagggaagtattgcctcttggaggcgcccagcgggggtggtatatatttgtcccaggtcactgggtgggggctcgagccggtttgcattgtgttattggaatggatcccctagatattgaacccggcccttgttgctgccaactctgacgggcagaagggttacatgtaacttaaggttttgcccagaggaattctctatgtttttattctaattaccctgtaaggtatttactatcctgattttacagaggtgattcttttttacttctatgaaaagtcttcttgtaaggaaactgattttttttttattgttctaagatccaagggtttgggtctgtggtcacctatgcaaattggtgaggatttttaccaaaccttccccaggaagtggggtgcaagggttgggaggattttgaggggaaagacgtctccCAATTACGTTtactcaggaacccagataaagtgtggtggtggcagtggaagtttgtaccttggggaagttttaacctaagctggtaaaagtaagcttaggaggttttcatgcaggtccccacatttctaccctagagttcagagtggggaaggaaccttgacaccctgacatctgctgggagagcaatacagtagtacacagacaatccaggaagcttttggagagtgctggggacaacttcctggtgcaagtgctaaaGGAACAAACtgggggccatgctcctcttgaccagctgctcacaaaaaaggaagaattggtaggggaagtagaagtgtgtggcaacctgggcagcaatGACCATGAGAAGGTTGAGTTtgggatcctgacaaaaggaagcaAGGAGTGTAGCAAAACCTGCAACTtcggacttcagaaaagcagactctgaCTCTTTACGGGAAATAATGGGCAGgctaagggggaaaggagtcccggagagctggctgtattttaaagaagccttactgagggtgcaggaaaaaaccatcccaatgtgcagaaagaatagcaattACGGCAGGCTTAACAGAGAAAACTTCAGTAAGCTTAAgcacaaaaaggaagtttacaagaagtggaaatttgaacagatgactagggaggagtaaaaaaatattcttcgaacatgcaggggtgtaatcaggaaggccaaagcacatttggagttgcagctagcaagggatgtgaagggtaacaagaagggtttctacaggtatgttaggaacaagaagaaggtcagggaaagtgtgggacccttagtGAATGgaggaagcaacctagtgacagatgatgtgaaaaaagtactcaatgcttctttttgcctcagtcttcacagacaaggtcagctcccatcccgctgcactgggcaacacagtctggggaggaggtgagcagctctTGGttgtgaaagaacaggttaagggctATTTGGAAatattgttgtttcaaattcatgcattctttacgaatttgtcacacaaatggggggataactgccaaggtaacccaggagggatgggggaggagggaagcaccgagtggggtgctggaggaggggaggacgGAAGGACAAGGACACATTGCaattcaaaacttattgaatgtcagctttctgttgcttgggcagtcctctggggtggagtgattGGGTGCCCGGTGgtccccccaccacgttcttgagcgtctgggtgaggaggctatggaacttggggaggaaggcggttggttacacaggggctgcagtggttttctgtgctcctgctgcctttcttgcACCCcaaccatatgccggagcatatcagtttgatcctccagtagccttagcattgcatcctgcctcctctcatcacgctgatgCCATCTCTCCTctcgctcgtccctcctgtcctcacattgattttgtgctttcctggactctgacattgtctcacTCAacgcattgtgctgggctctttcagcgtgggaggactgcatgagctcagagaacatttcatcacgagtgcggtttttttttttcagcttctcatctttgatagcctctgggatggagatgattcgtggagcaatgaaacattttcagctgaaggagggagaaaagggagattagtctttaaaaagagacattttagagaacaatgggttgACTCTTTCATGGTTAACCAagttgttaacattacatagcaggtgtaatttctttacaaggttgcattttgcctgtTATATCAagggcctgccagtttggtgtgagagattaCACACACAGGGCTGGTGGACATCAGAATTTGGCTTGGAGGcaccatggtaagccacagtcttttgggtTCTTTAgccttcctaacatgtgggaatggtttcaaactccagtgccctcatttcccataccaagcacccgttgggctggccctttaaaaggaggggctgcagttttctggttaatgtgcagcacaaacccaactagccccccacccctcccacacacaaacacaattctctgggatgatcacttcatcCCTGCCCGAATCgcagggatgatttctgttcagccacaggcaaacagcccagcaggaacggccatcTCTGAATggccccttaataaaattcccttatttcagccaggtgaccatgaatgatatcactctcctgaggataacatagagagataaagaatggatgttacTTGAATGCCAACAAAAattgggaccatacgctgccatgctttgttatgcaatgattccagactacgtacTGCTtgcctgccgtggtaaagtgtcctactatggaggacggaataaggctaccctccccagaaaccttttggaaaagctttgggagtacatccaggagagcttcactgagatgtccctggaggatttccgctccatccccatgcacgttaacagacttttcctgtagctgtactggccgtgaatgcatctcaagtcttcagggcaaattatcgtagaatcatagaatatcaggtttggaagggacctcaggaggtcatctagtccaaccccctgctcaaagcaggaccaatccccaatttttgccccagatcccaaatggccccctcaaggattgaactcccaaccctgggtttagcaggccaatgctcaaaccactgagctatccctccccccaaattaatcattaaacatgcttgcttttaaaccatgtattatatttacaaaggtacactcaccagaggtcccttctctgccttctaGGTCTGGGAGCCCGCCTTTGGTGGgttgcgggtgggggggggtactagatccagggtgagaaacagttcctggctgtcggggaaaatagtttctccgcttgcttgctgtgcttcaacctcctcctcatcatcatcttccttgtctctGAAATCcgcatccctgttgtgtgagagtCCATTGATGAAGACcacgcacagggctggggtagctgGAGGGGCActccctagaatggcatgcagctcatcatagaaacgacatgtctggggctctgacccggagcagccgtttgcctttctggttctttggtaggcttgcctgagctccttaagtttcatgaggcagtgctgcgggtccctgttctGGCCGCGGtcctgatagcacggattcatctccccatacagcgatcagatccagtacctcccgttcagtccattctggagctcttttgcaattctgggactgcatggtcacctgtgctgatgagttctgcatggtcacctgtgctgatcaactcgccacactggccaaacaggaaatggaattcaaaagtttgcggggcttttcctgtctacttggccagtgcatctgagttgagagtgctgtccagattggtcacaatggagcactctgggatagatCCCGGAAGCCAATGctgtcaaattgcatccacactaccccaaatgtGACCCAGCAAGATCGATTCCAGTGCTAATCcactcgtcggggaggagtacagagaCCGGCTTTAAGAGCCCTTAAATttggaaaaaatggctttgtagtgtggacaggtgcagggctaAATTGATTTAATATTGCTAAATCCGACCTAaattcatagtgtagaccagggctatgaatCATTGTCTTGAGTGGATCGTACCTTGGCTGCAACTTGAACAAGCTGCTCCTCTGAATGCTGACAGGTACTCAACAAAGATAGATGCTGGCCAAGAAAAATCTGGACTGCCACAATAAAGCCGGGATATATCATCTCTGTACCCTCTAAACCAGGTCCTTTCTTGTCTTGCGGGGAGTCTTATAATTGTCCCAGTTTTTGAGCTTGGAACAATACCCCATCTCTGCGAAATGCTTATCACCAAGCAGATCTGATTGGACACCTCAGTCTCTTTCATTTGGGATGCTTGTGACCAGAGCTATAgactcacccccaccctccttaAAACTAGTAGGTTGATTAGCAAACAGCACAAAGCATTGGAGAAAATTGTTATAAAATAGCAGGCAGCTCTCACACATCTACACTCATCTATCTCGGGTCTCACTACAAGCTGAGTTAGACAGATTTTGCTCTGGAGACAGAGGAACAGAACTGTCCCATTTACATTCTTTAGGGAAACCAAGGAGCTCTTGGGACACATCCTAATTTCCCTGTGTCTCTGAGAGCATCTTCCCATCTGTTTACTCCATTCTAGTGAAAGCAACCCTTGGTGcaacctgtgtgaccttgggcccaGGCACCATAGTGCTCAGCCATGTCCATGTTTCAGGGCCAAGGGGTGAGCTGACCTTTGCCCTGAGACCGTTTTCTCTCAGCAAAATATCTAAGATGAGGCCCCAGTGGCACTTGCTCCATTGCTTGGCTGTTAGACCGATTCAGCCTCAATGGCTTGCAAACACTGGTCCCGTGACTGTGCTGGAACTCCCGGCATCCCTGTGACACTCCATCGCTCCCCTCAGAGATCCAATAACTACCCCTCACTGTCAGCCCCAAGCATCCCCACATCTGCCACAGACACCAAGAGTCTGGAGTTACGGGGCTTCCCAGAAGACAGCTGTCACAGGAGGCTGTGGTAAGAGGCCTTTTATACACAAATGTCTGAGGTGTTGCTCTGTGGAACCCTGACAGTACCCTGATCTTTGGGTCTCAGAGTACCTGAGCACcttaaatgtatttatcctcctgCCACCGCTGTGAGACAGGGCAGGGCTAGTATACACCTGAGCAGAGGCTCAGACAGCCAACGGCTTGCCCACAATAGGGAATCAAACCCCGTTCTCTTGCATTGCGTTGCAGAGCCATGCCCAGACCACAGGACCAGCCTTCCAGACTCCTGAATGGTGACAGGCCCAGCTGGATTGTCTGCTGCGCCAGCAAAGCTCCCCctgggctgcagagagcagggatgGCACGGAGCCAGTTAGAGAGGTTTGATTCGCTGGCCTGttctccccctgcctcagtggagtttagagcagcctgaggGCTGGGCTGACCTCCTCTGGGTGGTAATGACTTCCAAGAGCCTCCGCTCCTGGACAAGACTGAGCCTCCCTCGCCCCTGTGACTGCAACCCAgtaccctcccccgccccatctgCTACCACGTTGTCTCTTCTTGAAGAACTTGACCTTTTTACATGTGCCATGaaggttccagggcagctgaggaggcttCTGTGACACTTCCCCCATCGTCATCATTGTGGTGTGATTATGACATAGTTATAACGCATCCTGTACCAAACGGGTcctgtgaggtgtctatggaaaagttCTGATTGTCAGAATATGATGATCCCACATGTAcgcatttttatttttgcatctgaagttatgaatattgtctaTTTATCTGTGTAGCTACACCAGGCTGACACACACTCGGCAAAATACTTACAGTCTAGACAGCTGGTTATGAAGGGCCTATTCTGGTTGTTGGTGCATTGGGGAAATAATAGACCCCAGGAAAAGCTTATCCCCTACCTGAGAAAAGCCTTCCTGAGACTTCTCCAGAAAGCCTATGGATAATGGAAGCTATGACTCAGCAGGGAATGCAAAGGCATGTGATCAGACCACATGACACTAAACTCCATTTTGCTACCTGTGGGGAGACAGGGTCATGGGATGGGGGCTGTTTTCGggcccctgctcctgctcttcCTCTTGCCCCCCAATGCCAAAGGCAGATAGAGGATCCGTGGTTCCCCACGGTGGGCCAGGATCCCTGGGTGGCTCTGAACACAGCTTAGCTCTTGCTTTCAGGAAGACCAGGAGGCGGGCCCtcaaggagaagaggaggagcagagcatGAAGCCTTGTGGGGGGAGAGATGGAGCAAAGACCttagaggaagaggaggaggagtgggtgGAACCTCAGGGAGGAGaagaagggcaggggcagggtcacAGGGTGGCAGGACTCCTTCATGTGTCTTGCTTTTACCTTTTGACTAGGTGGTCACCCTAAACGGCATGAGCTAGGCTGGGATAGGAGCTAGCCATGCCTCTCGTGGGGAGTTGAGGTGCATTTCCACCACTTTCCAATCAGCTGGGGCAGCACAAatcgggggaaggggagggaatctGGGCCTGAGTCTCTTGGCAGGACTCATGTGTGTCAGATCCTCACTCACACAAACAGTTCTGCTCTGCCTCTGTGGGAAGAGGGCTCAGCGGGTGTGCAGTGTGCAGAGACATCAGTAGGGGAGGGGATGACTGAATGGGTTCTCGTGGGGCTCCTGTGTTAATCAGGTCTCTGACACCACTCAGACACAAGAATCTGGCTGAAGGCGTCGGGGAAGGATGGGTGTCTCTGCCCAAGTAGTAATCCCTGTCCACAGCTGGTGCAGCCCCATGAATCATGCAGCAACGAGAGCATTCAGGAAGGGCCAGGACTGCGACAAGAGAAGAGCTCTGCAGCTTTTGTCATGGCCCCTGGATGTTTAGACAGAGACAGGGCAGAGACAGGCCAGGTGTAACGGGAAACAACATCCACATCCCTTCTCTTTACTGACTGTATCAACAGGAATTCTGAGTTTGGGGTAGCCACCGATACGGCTCTTTATGGGCCAACATCCcattgctcccctggctcccaatGAACAGTGTCAGTTTGTAAATGCTGCTTCCGGCCTTGGTTTCCTTTCCTGACTGCGCTCTCCTCCCtcaccagcccctctccccttgcTCTGGGCCTTCGACCCCATCTGGACCTCTCTTTACAAAGTGGAGATCAGTAGCTCATGTCTTctcagaaaaaagaacaggagtacttttggcaccttagaaactaacaaatttatgagagcataagctttcgtgggctacaggccacttcatcggatgcatagaatggaacatataataagatatagagatatatacatacagataagttggaagtcaCCATACGacctgtgagaggctaattagttaagatgagctattatcagcaggagaaaaaaacttttgtagtgataatcaagatggcccatttcaacagttgacaagaaggtgtgaggatacttaagttAAGGAAATTGATTcaatgtgtgtaatgacccagccactcccagtctctgttcaaactcAATTTCATGGTATCTAGTTTGAacattaattcaagctcagcagtttctcgttggagtctgtttttcaaacttttctgttgcaaaattccCACCCTGAAATGTTTTACTGGTTTTGTAATGTTATgcttcctgatgtcagatttgtgtccatttgtctCAGATGTAAGGGTCCAGGATGGAATAGATGGCTGTGGCCTGTGCTTTTTGACTCCCAGGTCActagtgtcaaagtttgactcagactcacaatttatcagaccactctgttttattagcaaagctgctctgctaatataTTTAGAAATGAGCCCCCCAAGTGGgccttgtgtctcttaatttatacagcttgctggagaacaagttacagagaaattacagaaaaaagaagaaaaagattttagtcaccaccctccgagatccctgagaccagtcatctatcttcaattacctggcacccttaacaatctcctttaacagcttcaagttaacttaactaattgcccttcacaccttccattcagatgcctgcttcttagatgtgctggctctatcttaattgcttctccattcaaaagctaactgtccctacgtgtgctccctcagatactttgtaatatgttttggcatgccctctcatatacaataaatccagcatgtccccttatacaacgttatacttatacaatgttatacttccacactagTATGGGAGCAGCGTGAGGAACTCACCCTTCAGTTGATGAACATCCTGATTATCCTAGCACGAAGTTGTTTGCTTTTCACGCTGTACACAATGGGGTTCATTAGGGGTGGGACCAGCAGATAGAAGTAGCCCAGGACAAACTGAAGCAAGTGAGAAGAGCTATTCCCAAATCTGTGTATCACAGACAAGCCGATCTCTGGTAGGTAGAAGAGCAGGACGGCACAGAGGTGGGAAACGCAGGTGTTCAAGGCCTTGAGACACTCTGCATGGGACACGACATTCAGCACTGTTTTGAAgatcatcacataagagaggaagatgagcaACGAGTCCAACCCAATGGTTAAGACTAGAGTAGACAAGCCATAGATATTATTCACTGTGATATCCGAACAAGCCAGGTTCATGACCTCCTGATGTACACAGTAGGAATGGGAGAGAATATTAGTTCGACAGTATTGGAACCGTTTCAGCAGAAAAGGGAATGGTAATACTAAGACCACCCCTCTTAGCACACACAGCAGTCCCATTTTGGATAACCTCCATGGAGTTAAGATGGAGGCATATCTCAGTGGGTTACGGATTGCAATGAAGCGGTCAAAGGCCATCAACAAGAGGAAGGAGGATTCCATACATTGAAGCaagtggatgaagaacagctggacAAAACAGGCATCAAGGCTGATCTCCCTAGAGTTGAACAAGAACATGCCCAGTATCGTCGGTATGGTAGATATTGATAAGCAAAGGTCCGTGATGGacaacatggaaaggaaaatgtacatgggctcatggaggcttggatctgtttttataatgaacagaatgactgaatttcctacTATTGAAAGAACATATATTAAGGAGAAAGGGACAGAGATCCAGAGATAGACGTCTTCCTTTCCAGGTATCCCGGTGAGAAGGAAAATTGTAAATTGGAATTTGGTATCATTGACAGCTGACATAATGGACTGGGCAGGTTCAAGGAGTTTTCAGCATTCcttcctgaaaggaaaaagaacaggagactaGCTGATATTTAACTAGACATCTTTCTGCTCTGAGTGCAAGTCTAGAGACTCCCAGGAGCTCAAGAAAGATCAGCAAAAACACACTCTTGGATTTACACCATTAATAGGAAGACAGGCACTGGCAGATTGGATCAGACCTGCAGTCCATCTAGTGCACTATCCAGTAGCCAGTTCCAGAAGCTTCAGAGGCAGGTGGAAGAAACCCTGCAATAGGGAGCAATGAGATAACCAGCGCCCAGGGAAAGTTTCCCCTTGACAACCACTATTTAGACATATtttgtggtgtaaatcaggagggtCTACAGCTCTTTCCAATTACCCCTATAACcatccagtccctctttgaatcctGCTATAGTCTCATCCCCAGTGATATCTTGTGGCCGGGAGTTCCGCAGCCTATTTGATAACTGTGATTTTACAGTTGTAACTTTCACACAGACACCCTTTCTGGCCCTTCACTTCTGAGTGTGGCCCATTGTATCATGACTCGTGCATGAACACATAGCAAGTGCATGGTGAAAGCGGTCGTTGTATTATCTGTCCTCCATTGAAGCTATTTGTAAATGTGTTTCATTGCCtcattatatacattttttttcactttctccacttctgtcaaggttccttccctactctgaactatagggtacagttgtggggacccgTATGAAGGACCCCCgaagtttatttctaccagcttatgTTAAACACTTCACCAAgacacaaatccttccttgtccttggatgggtactcctgccaccaccaagtgagttagagaaagattcaggaaaatgaccacttggagttcctgtttccttaaaatatcccccccaagtc
The Eretmochelys imbricata isolate rEreImb1 chromosome 1, rEreImb1.hap1, whole genome shotgun sequence DNA segment above includes these coding regions:
- the LOC144279358 gene encoding olfactory receptor 51G2-like; amino-acid sequence: MSAVNDTKFQFTIFLLTGIPGKEDVYLWISVPFSLIYVLSIVGNSVILFIIKTDPSLHEPMYIFLSMLSITDLCLSISTIPTILGMFLFNSREISLDACFVQLFFIHLLQCMESSFLLLMAFDRFIAIRNPLRYASILTPWRLSKMGLLCVLRGVVLVLPFPFLLKRFQYCRTNILSHSYCVHQEVMNLACSDITVNNIYGLSTLVLTIGLDSLLIFLSYVMIFKTVLNVVSHAECLKALNTCVSHLCAVLLFYLPEIGLSVIHRFGNSSSHLLQFVLGYFYLLVPPLMNPIVYSVKSKQLRARIIRMFIN